GACCTCATACCCGCTGAGCTCATCGAGCAGCTCGGTCCAGCCTTCGAGGGTATTGGCATAGTCGCGTTGCCGTTTATCCGGCAATACACAAACGGCCAAGATGTCCTTGGACACATCGATTCCTACCTAGGCTGCCTTCATCGTCAGGTCCTCCTATACTGGTGAGGAGAGCGCCTCTGACGAAGGCCCACGCTTGTGCGGTTCGAGGTAGAAGCTCGATCAACTGTTCGGGCTAGGACGTCAGAGGTCAGCAGGGGGCGGGACCGGCTCCTACACGTGCTCGAACACTGCGGCCCTACAGCCTGCCCCCTGCTGCTCTCACCTTCATCCTAACGGCAAGCCAAGACACAAGCGGCCCATGGCCGCGATAGGCAAACGCCAGAGCTCCACAGGAGCGGCCACATCGGCGGACCGCGCTGAGCGACGAATAGAGACTTCACGTGGAAAACGCTGCGCGGTTTTCCACCCTACGCGGAGCGTGCAGGTAGCGCCCCCTCTCCCTTTGGGAGAGGGCCGGGGTGAGGGCCGCCTCCACAAAAAAGCCCCGGCATGGCCAGGGCCTCTTGGAAGCGGAACGCCAAGCGCCTCGCTACCGCCTGGCCTGGGCCGCGCTCACCGCCGCGCGCAGTGCCAGCAGGTAGCTGTCCACGCCGAAACCGGCGATCTGGCCCAGGACGATCTCGGCGAAGACCGAGTGATGGCGAAAGCTTTCCCGCGCATGGATGTTGGACATGTGCAGCTCCACCACCGGTACGGTAAGGATCGCCAAGGCGTCGCGGATGCCATAGCTGTAGTGGGTCCAGGCGCCGGCGTTGATGAGCACGGCGTCCACGCCTTCCTCAAAGCCGCGATGGATGCGCTCGACCATGTCCCCTTCGTGATTGGTCTGGAAGCTTTCCACCGCGACGCCGAGTTCCGCACCCAGGGCGGCCAGCCTGGCGTCGATCTCGGCGAGGGTCACGGTGCCGTACTGCACGGGATCGCGCTTGCCGAACATGTTGTGGTTGATACCGTGCAACATCAGGATCTTCATGGGGCCGCTCACTGCAGAGGAATGGTCAGTTGGTCGATGACTGGCCGGGTCTCGGGGCGCACGCCGCGCCACCAGGCGAAGGCTTCGGCGGCCTGTTCCACCAGCATGCCCACGCCGTCCGCCAGTTGCGCCACGCCCTGCTCCTGCGCCAGGCGCAGAAAGGGCGTTAGGCCCTTGCCATAGGCCAGCTCGTAGGCCAGCCCGGCCTGGGTGAAGACACCGGCCGGCACCGGTGGCAATTCGCCGACCAGGCTGGCCGAGGTGGCGTTGATCACCAAGTCGAAGCGCTCCTCTTCCAGCGCTTCGTAGCGGCTCACGCGCAGCAGTGGATGGCCGATCTCCTGGGCCAGTCCGGCGGCCTTCTGCTCATCGCGATTGACCATCACCAGCTCCGCCGGTCCGGCCGCGAGGAAGGGCAAGAGCGCACCGCGCACGGCACCACCGGCGCCCAGCAGCAGCACCCGCTTGCCGGCCAGGGGCTGGCCGAGGTTGACCTCGATGTCGCGCAGCAGGCCGATGCCGTCGAAGTTCTCCGCCAGCACCCGCTCACCCTCGAACTTCAGCGCATTGGCCGCCTTGGCCAGGCGCGCCCTTTCGCTGGGCTCGGTGGCCAGCTGGAAGGCCTGCAGCTTGAAGGGTGCCGTGACATTCATGCCCCGCCCGCCCTGGGCGCGAAAGCGCTGCACGTCGCCTGCGAAATCCTCCAGCGAGCCTTCGATGGCGCCGTACTCCAGATCCTGGCCGCTGGTCGCGGCGAACAGGCGATGGATCAGGGGCGACTTGGTGTGATTGATCGGGCGGCCGATCACCGCGTACTGGTCGGTCATGCCGGCATTTCCTGGGTGAAGAGCACAGGTGCTGTTTCCCCAGGACTGGGTCTGCCTGGTCAGCGCCGAGCATCCGCGCCTGCGGGACGGCCTCACGGCGGCGGCCTACGCCCGGGAAGGTCATGTGCTGGTCAGCGCGGGGACCGGCCAGAAGCTGCTGGGCGCGGTGGTCGGTAACTCCGACCTCATCGTCACCCTGCCACGCCACATAGGTACCACCCTGGCCACGACCTACGGATTAGAGCTCCACGAGTGTCCGGTGCCCATCGAGGCCTTCGCGGTCAAGCAGCACTGGCATGCCCGCTATCACCAGGACGCCGGCAACCGCTGGTTACGTAGCGTCTTCGTCGAGCTGTTCGGGCGTAGCCGCTGATCTTTTAGGCTTTCTCCAAGCTGAAACGAAGAAGCCCCAGCACGGGGCTGGGGCTTTTGGGCAGGACGCCTGGACGATCAGTTGTCCAGGGCCGGGCGCTGGCCGGCAATGGCGATGCGCTTGGGCTTGGCTTCTTCCGGGATCACCCGTACCAGCTCGATGCTCAGCAGGCCGTGCTTGAGATCGGCGCCCTTCACCTCGATATGGTCGGCGAGGC
The window above is part of the Pseudomonas oryzihabitans genome. Proteins encoded here:
- the aroQ gene encoding type II 3-dehydroquinate dehydratase, whose product is MKILMLHGINHNMFGKRDPVQYGTVTLAEIDARLAALGAELGVAVESFQTNHEGDMVERIHRGFEEGVDAVLINAGAWTHYSYGIRDALAILTVPVVELHMSNIHARESFRHHSVFAEIVLGQIAGFGVDSYLLALRAAVSAAQARR
- the aroE gene encoding shikimate dehydrogenase, with protein sequence MTDQYAVIGRPINHTKSPLIHRLFAATSGQDLEYGAIEGSLEDFAGDVQRFRAQGGRGMNVTAPFKLQAFQLATEPSERARLAKAANALKFEGERVLAENFDGIGLLRDIEVNLGQPLAGKRVLLLGAGGAVRGALLPFLAAGPAELVMVNRDEQKAAGLAQEIGHPLLRVSRYEALEEERFDLVINATSASLVGELPPVPAGVFTQAGLAYELAYGKGLTPFLRLAQEQGVAQLADGVGMLVEQAAEAFAWWRGVRPETRPVIDQLTIPLQ